From one Natrinema saccharevitans genomic stretch:
- a CDS encoding alpha/beta hydrolase, whose amino-acid sequence MSSKKPTEVTAADEPHPEISGLLQQMGAAPAPTFNSLSPEGARELFNTMFPRPEEPEPVRDTIDLAIGDEGIPIRVYIPEGEGPYPTLLYLHGGGWVVGNIDLYDATCRAITNEADCMVVSVDYRLAPEYEFPTPLEDCYTAAEWVFETAEAMQIDTDNVAIGGDSAGGNLAAAVTLLARERDGPTFDQQLLIYPVTDHEFDTTSYQENAEGYLLTKADMEWFWDHYLRDDLDGMNPYASPLKAESLEGLPSATVTTCGFDPLCDEGAAYAARLENAGIDVTHYHYDDAIHGIAQMLVEPMDLTRGRELIDDVATDLQRVFD is encoded by the coding sequence ATGTCCTCAAAGAAACCGACAGAAGTGACGGCTGCGGACGAACCACACCCGGAAATTTCGGGACTCCTGCAGCAAATGGGTGCGGCCCCGGCACCTACGTTTAACTCGCTCTCACCCGAGGGAGCGAGGGAACTGTTCAATACGATGTTCCCAAGGCCTGAGGAGCCAGAACCGGTTAGAGACACGATAGATCTGGCAATCGGTGATGAGGGAATTCCGATCCGCGTATACATTCCAGAAGGGGAGGGTCCCTACCCAACGCTCCTGTATCTCCACGGTGGCGGCTGGGTCGTTGGCAATATCGACCTATACGATGCTACCTGTCGGGCGATTACCAACGAAGCCGACTGCATGGTCGTTTCGGTTGACTACCGACTCGCACCCGAATACGAATTCCCGACGCCGCTGGAAGACTGTTACACTGCCGCAGAGTGGGTATTCGAGACCGCAGAGGCGATGCAGATCGATACGGACAATGTTGCAATCGGTGGCGACAGCGCCGGCGGAAACCTGGCGGCAGCTGTTACACTGCTCGCTCGCGAACGGGATGGGCCCACGTTTGACCAGCAGCTACTCATTTACCCGGTCACAGACCACGAATTCGACACCACATCCTATCAGGAAAATGCAGAGGGATATCTCCTCACGAAAGCCGACATGGAGTGGTTCTGGGATCACTATCTCAGAGATGATCTCGACGGGATGAATCCATACGCATCGCCATTGAAAGCCGAGAGCCTCGAGGGTCTCCCCTCTGCAACCGTCACCACCTGTGGGTTCGATCCGCTCTGTGACGAAGGTGCTGCCTATGCCGCTCGCCTCGAAAACGCCGGCATTGACGTCACGCATTACCACTATGACGATGCGATCCATGGTATCGCACAAATGCTAGTTGAACCGATGGATCTGACCCGAGGACGTGAACTCATCGACGACGTTGCAACTGATCTGCAGCGAGTGTTCGATTGA
- a CDS encoding IS1595 family transposase — protein sequence MIPLDVFGSESVAADLLQQVRWCDGVTCPRCRSDRTVRNGSYREFQRYLCKDCDRTFNDKTGTIFAHSKVALRRWLFSIYAFLRFNTSLRQLQCEIEVTHKTMHRRIERFARALDAPSLDLVGPVEIDEVYVSAGKKGRKRDQESRSRGLSTRGRGSYNGDKPPVFILADRGTGQRYVIPAKAADESTIRLLLADRQEESLTVYTDGFRAYEPLEEDDAFTREYVVHGDGEYADEEVHVNTCESHASLTRRWLSPHRGISKDKLTQYLRAFQLRRELYRKPGRDALKHAIRATL from the coding sequence ATGATTCCACTCGATGTGTTTGGGTCGGAATCGGTCGCAGCGGACCTGTTGCAGCAGGTTCGCTGGTGTGACGGTGTTACCTGTCCCCGCTGCCGTTCTGACCGAACAGTCAGAAACGGCAGCTACAGAGAGTTCCAACGGTATCTCTGTAAGGATTGCGACCGCACGTTCAACGACAAGACAGGCACGATTTTCGCTCACTCGAAGGTTGCACTCCGCCGGTGGCTGTTCTCGATCTACGCGTTTCTCCGGTTTAACACGAGTCTCCGACAACTCCAGTGCGAAATCGAGGTCACACACAAAACGATGCACCGGCGCATCGAGCGCTTCGCCAGAGCGCTCGATGCGCCCTCTCTCGATCTTGTCGGCCCGGTCGAAATCGATGAAGTGTACGTTTCTGCCGGGAAGAAAGGCCGCAAGCGCGACCAGGAGTCGCGCTCGCGTGGCCTGTCCACGCGTGGGCGAGGTTCATACAACGGCGACAAGCCACCCGTGTTCATTCTCGCTGATCGCGGCACTGGACAGCGGTACGTAATCCCAGCGAAAGCCGCCGACGAATCGACGATTCGACTCCTCTTGGCAGACCGCCAAGAGGAGTCGTTGACTGTCTATACTGACGGCTTTCGAGCGTACGAGCCACTCGAAGAAGACGACGCATTCACCCGTGAATACGTCGTCCACGGTGACGGTGAATACGCCGACGAAGAGGTCCACGTCAATACCTGCGAGAGCCACGCGTCGCTGACGCGACGGTGGCTCTCGCCGCATCGAGGTATCTCGAAAGATAAGCTGACACAGTATCTCAGAGCGTTCCAGCTTCGCCGAGAACTATATCGAAAACCGGGACGAGACGCACTCAAACACGCTATTCGAGCAACACTCTGA
- a CDS encoding DMT family transporter has protein sequence MTKAGDVLLFGALALVWGTAFTAIEIGLETLPPLLFAAARLDIAAVIFIGAVLLGRLRWRPRTKADLALILSNGILVIGAHFAFSFIGQRYVTSGVAAIVLSFTPIITPIIAIRVLSTERIYATDVIGLCTGLAGVIAIAVASGSFDGQLLGMGLLLASAVVFALGSVLTERWSAGLPTTALHAWSMVTGAVFLHATAYAYSGATLRTVTWTASAAAALTYLGIFATAGGFLLYFTLLNRLGATNVSLINYASPVVATVFGAALLGEQITTATVAGFALIVVGFVLCNIRPLWRLTHSIWNTDERDRLLERDEVRIQGNVYKTETDSRNSLQPGD, from the coding sequence ATGACAAAGGCAGGAGACGTGCTGTTGTTCGGTGCGCTTGCACTCGTCTGGGGAACAGCGTTCACGGCGATCGAGATCGGGCTCGAAACGCTCCCACCGCTCCTCTTCGCAGCGGCCCGGTTAGATATCGCTGCGGTCATTTTTATCGGAGCGGTGCTACTCGGTCGGCTTCGGTGGCGCCCCCGGACGAAAGCGGACCTCGCCCTCATTCTCTCGAACGGCATCCTCGTCATCGGAGCGCACTTCGCGTTCTCGTTCATCGGCCAGAGATACGTCACGAGCGGTGTCGCTGCGATCGTCCTCAGTTTCACACCGATCATCACGCCGATCATCGCCATCCGCGTCCTCTCGACGGAACGGATCTACGCCACGGATGTCATCGGGCTCTGTACTGGGCTCGCCGGCGTAATCGCGATTGCGGTTGCTAGTGGATCCTTTGACGGACAACTCCTCGGCATGGGGCTTCTCTTGGCGTCCGCAGTCGTCTTCGCACTCGGCTCCGTACTGACGGAACGCTGGTCGGCGGGCCTCCCGACGACGGCACTCCACGCGTGGTCGATGGTTACCGGTGCAGTGTTCCTCCACGCGACGGCGTACGCCTATTCTGGAGCAACGCTTCGAACCGTGACGTGGACGGCGTCAGCGGCCGCTGCGCTCACATACCTCGGGATTTTCGCGACGGCAGGTGGATTCCTCCTGTATTTCACGTTGTTGAACAGGCTCGGCGCAACGAACGTTAGCCTCATCAACTATGCATCGCCCGTCGTCGCGACGGTCTTCGGTGCGGCCCTGCTCGGGGAGCAAATCACGACGGCGACCGTCGCTGGATTCGCGCTCATCGTCGTCGGGTTCGTGCTTTGCAATATCCGGCCGCTCTGGCGGCTGACCCACTCTATTTGGAACACGGACGAACGCGATCGGTTGCTCGAGCGGGATGAAGTCCGTATCCAAGGAAACGTGTATAAAACGGAAACTGACTCACGGAACTCACTGCAACCGGGAGATTAA
- a CDS encoding UbiA prenyltransferase family protein — MNTRTTHVALLLNLWLCIGAVLMLVITILAVGIPFSTIGIGLLLPALAVYFIYVEDRRQTSPEDRINNTYRTALVEQFNKPLFYTSLTAVSIYQTLTLFFAIKQSSISYVLIAVLVAQLPLIFIYTYDYSKRYPVIDSSYVAITWAVLILFPVFLSTPQQITPSTVGMFVSWFLIVFAGVESRNISDVAGDDEVDRTTVASILGPNLTKYLVWILKLSALFIIYALGGLLPTLLTVLYLLYLRFFRRITQAITPSRKYHAGDQISSRNYKS, encoded by the coding sequence ATGAATACTCGGACCACTCATGTTGCACTCTTGCTTAATCTCTGGCTCTGCATTGGTGCTGTCTTGATGCTGGTCATTACTATTTTGGCAGTTGGTATTCCGTTTTCAACTATTGGTATTGGACTCCTTCTTCCTGCACTGGCTGTATACTTTATCTATGTAGAGGACAGGAGACAAACCAGTCCAGAAGACCGCATCAACAACACATACAGGACAGCGCTTGTTGAACAGTTTAATAAACCGCTGTTCTATACGAGCCTCACTGCTGTTTCTATATACCAAACTCTCACTCTCTTCTTTGCGATCAAACAGTCATCAATATCATATGTCTTAATTGCAGTTCTTGTTGCTCAACTGCCACTTATATTTATATACACCTATGACTATTCAAAACGCTATCCGGTTATTGACTCTTCATACGTTGCAATAACTTGGGCGGTGCTAATTTTATTTCCTGTCTTTCTCAGTACTCCCCAACAAATCACCCCCTCAACAGTAGGGATGTTTGTGTCTTGGTTTCTTATCGTCTTTGCGGGAGTCGAGTCTCGAAATATTAGTGATGTCGCTGGAGATGATGAAGTCGACCGAACGACAGTAGCTTCTATTCTTGGTCCAAATCTGACTAAATATCTTGTCTGGATATTAAAGCTATCTGCGCTCTTTATTATCTATGCACTCGGTGGATTACTACCAACACTTCTTACCGTTTTGTACTTACTGTATTTACGCTTTTTCCGGAGGATAACACAGGCAATTACCCCATCACGAAAATATCACGCTGGTGATCAAATCAGCAGTCGCAATTACAAATCGTAG
- a CDS encoding sensor histidine kinase: MITLLTYTSAILLLYLSALPALYSAYIVFSDRRKPAIQWFIIFMVFAAAWAFLYATMNFVTSEQLTYAIANIFWTVVPATAGAFFLFAYEFTYKQPVSNRIAFLFFVPAIILFALSWVNPGGIIYTAEYTVTDQGILQIGFPQGILFFTIVQGYGYLMTVASTSLFFAEAIHATGKRRRRAAILVIFFIGVLVATTLTIIDYFPSYYDLTSLMYGIAGVYFSHSVIQHGFIQFSPVARDQAFNMIDEAVFILNSENEVIDGNSAAATVFDVDRSAREQIEDILPMTSNTGEIKETFSRTEGRESKYYTTQTQSFVYGRGLVGKLVVAAEITKLKKREEELELVKNVLIRLFRHDIRTSMQVILGQSENLQNDLSDETATELSNIISASEDIVNKAHKIRLIDSVFGEDETVVASLPKMVEDGIEKASIPSNAVVDVSIDDTEVMCHSKFAFAVQELIENAVEHHGPDDQIRIILRTEMGNESVALFVEDNGEGIPENELDVLRREGESQLDHLSGIGLWIVKHLIEKADGVFECSNISNGGTRIRITLPYSDQHDESVSAFLDSPVSDN, from the coding sequence ATGATAACTTTGCTAACTTATACAAGTGCAATACTTTTGCTATACTTGAGTGCCCTTCCAGCACTATACAGTGCCTACATAGTGTTCAGTGACCGGAGAAAACCAGCAATTCAGTGGTTTATCATTTTTATGGTTTTTGCGGCTGCATGGGCGTTTCTTTACGCTACAATGAATTTTGTTACATCTGAACAACTCACGTATGCAATCGCAAATATATTCTGGACAGTTGTTCCTGCCACAGCAGGGGCATTTTTTCTGTTTGCCTATGAGTTCACATACAAGCAGCCGGTATCGAACAGGATTGCCTTTCTCTTTTTTGTGCCTGCAATCATACTTTTCGCGCTTAGTTGGGTCAATCCAGGCGGAATTATCTATACTGCTGAATACACTGTTACTGACCAAGGAATTCTTCAGATTGGCTTTCCACAAGGGATTCTGTTTTTTACTATTGTCCAAGGTTACGGATATTTGATGACAGTGGCCAGTACTTCGCTTTTCTTCGCAGAAGCTATTCATGCCACTGGAAAGCGCCGCCGTCGAGCAGCTATCCTCGTAATCTTTTTTATAGGGGTGCTAGTTGCCACTACATTGACAATAATCGATTATTTCCCGTCATATTATGACTTAACATCACTTATGTACGGCATTGCAGGAGTTTATTTTTCTCATTCTGTGATCCAGCATGGGTTCATACAATTCTCGCCTGTAGCTCGAGATCAGGCCTTTAATATGATCGATGAAGCGGTTTTCATTCTCAACTCAGAAAATGAAGTTATTGATGGGAACAGCGCTGCTGCTACAGTCTTTGACGTGGATCGAAGTGCCCGAGAACAAATTGAAGATATTCTCCCCATGACCTCCAACACAGGGGAGATTAAAGAGACATTTTCCCGAACAGAAGGAAGAGAATCTAAATATTATACAACCCAAACGCAGTCGTTTGTGTACGGTCGAGGACTAGTTGGCAAATTAGTTGTCGCAGCTGAAATAACCAAACTAAAAAAGCGGGAAGAGGAACTTGAATTGGTCAAAAATGTCTTGATCAGATTATTTAGACATGATATCCGCACTTCGATGCAAGTTATTCTAGGTCAATCAGAGAATCTGCAAAATGACCTTTCAGATGAGACTGCGACAGAATTGTCCAATATTATTAGTGCGTCTGAAGACATCGTGAATAAGGCTCATAAAATCAGGCTTATTGATAGTGTATTCGGTGAAGATGAGACAGTGGTTGCCAGTCTTCCAAAGATGGTTGAGGACGGTATTGAAAAGGCAAGTATCCCTTCTAATGCTGTTGTTGACGTCTCTATTGACGATACTGAAGTGATGTGTCATTCGAAATTTGCTTTTGCGGTGCAAGAATTGATTGAAAACGCGGTTGAACATCATGGGCCGGATGACCAGATTCGTATTATCCTCCGGACTGAAATGGGGAACGAGTCTGTAGCATTATTCGTAGAAGATAATGGAGAAGGCATACCTGAAAATGAACTTGATGTCCTGAGACGAGAAGGAGAAAGTCAACTGGATCATCTTAGCGGAATCGGACTCTGGATAGTGAAGCACCTGATTGAAAAAGCAGACGGCGTTTTCGAATGTAGCAATATAAGCAATGGAGGTACGCGGATACGGATTACACTCCCCTATTCCGATCAGCATGACGAGTCAGTATCGGCTTTTTTAGATTCGCCTGTTTCAGATAATTGA
- a CDS encoding DUF6498-containing protein, with the protein MEPASNDSSAVFLVTVATNVVPLVGVFHLGWSAQRFAVVYAMELVVAVPFAGLKALFARRPPNYDELERPKEGNLLKPDEWGGVSVGPSDLNRRRGNVTVVDPLPPIYLRNFPFVLRAVGAAVALVGMFLFVLSRFIDVPATLADPIVAASALSLIVSQVGVINREYFRKRRHETSTPRDVIGSAKNEAGVAVVVLWFAAAGGPTGALVAFVTVKLFAEWWGYRGGQSPNTDKGMGTLPPVAAPDASPTAEVRPDRRAVRGAALWRGAKSAVGSGPVYLLAWVGLTGGSTGSVAATVVCFGLLPAGIGGLKAVEYTLTHGTLAYQRRDDAVVAYDDFTGAVQWATPVDDLRDAELCEGKFVDRVCDTRTFSLMPSAGEYELSVAHLREYGRAVEVFELPVETPEFGPLDRRVAGVAAAVGACGIAVVAGLAYYAPSVAAVAAGFGAPFGVLALESAWQRALPATP; encoded by the coding sequence ATGGAGCCAGCATCAAACGATTCGTCTGCCGTGTTTCTGGTGACTGTCGCGACGAACGTCGTCCCGCTGGTCGGCGTGTTCCACCTCGGGTGGAGCGCACAGAGGTTCGCGGTCGTCTACGCGATGGAACTGGTCGTCGCTGTCCCGTTCGCCGGGTTGAAGGCATTGTTCGCGCGCCGCCCGCCGAACTACGACGAACTGGAGCGCCCAAAGGAGGGTAACCTGCTCAAGCCCGACGAGTGGGGCGGGGTCTCCGTCGGACCGAGCGACCTCAACCGCCGGCGTGGGAACGTCACGGTCGTCGACCCGCTCCCGCCGATCTACCTCCGGAACTTCCCGTTCGTCTTGCGAGCGGTCGGGGCTGCCGTGGCGCTCGTCGGGATGTTCCTCTTCGTACTGAGCCGTTTCATCGACGTGCCGGCGACGCTCGCCGATCCGATTGTGGCGGCGAGCGCCCTCTCCCTGATCGTCTCTCAAGTCGGCGTCATCAACCGCGAGTACTTCCGGAAGAGGCGCCACGAGACGAGTACCCCCCGGGACGTGATCGGAAGCGCGAAGAACGAGGCTGGGGTAGCCGTGGTGGTACTCTGGTTCGCGGCCGCCGGTGGTCCGACCGGCGCGCTGGTCGCGTTCGTCACGGTGAAGCTATTCGCGGAGTGGTGGGGCTACCGCGGCGGGCAGTCGCCCAACACCGACAAGGGGATGGGGACGCTCCCGCCTGTGGCGGCTCCGGACGCGTCGCCGACGGCTGAGGTCCGTCCTGACCGGCGCGCCGTCCGCGGCGCCGCGCTCTGGCGGGGCGCGAAGTCCGCAGTCGGCAGCGGCCCGGTGTACCTCCTCGCGTGGGTTGGGCTCACCGGCGGATCGACAGGGTCGGTCGCTGCCACGGTGGTCTGTTTCGGCCTCCTGCCGGCCGGTATCGGCGGGCTGAAGGCCGTTGAGTATACCCTCACTCACGGTACACTGGCGTACCAGCGCCGCGACGATGCGGTAGTCGCATACGATGACTTCACCGGGGCGGTCCAGTGGGCGACCCCCGTCGATGATCTTCGGGACGCCGAACTGTGCGAGGGAAAGTTTGTCGACCGCGTCTGCGACACCCGAACGTTCTCGCTCATGCCGTCCGCGGGAGAGTACGAACTCAGTGTCGCACACCTCCGGGAGTATGGCCGGGCCGTCGAGGTGTTCGAACTTCCGGTCGAGACGCCGGAGTTCGGCCCACTCGACCGACGCGTGGCCGGGGTGGCGGCCGCAGTCGGAGCCTGTGGCATCGCCGTCGTGGCGGGCCTCGCCTACTACGCTCCCTCCGTCGCGGCGGTCGCCGCTGGGTTCGGCGCCCCGTTCGGCGTCCTCGCCCTCGAATCGGCGTGGCAGCGGGCGCTCCCGGCGACGCCGTGA